The Chryseobacterium scophthalmum genome has a window encoding:
- a CDS encoding helix-turn-helix domain-containing protein produces MASFGHFVREEREKHGWTQTEFGAKIGINAFAISKIENNSQKFSKKKLKELAELFDIEFQHVNDLFYADKFAVEAYNNNCSDNVFAFANNNVKYLQNTNVKQAKINFDL; encoded by the coding sequence ATGGCAAGTTTTGGACATTTCGTAAGAGAAGAACGTGAAAAGCATGGTTGGACACAAACCGAATTTGGTGCTAAAATTGGCATTAACGCTTTTGCAATTAGTAAAATTGAAAATAATTCTCAAAAATTCAGTAAAAAAAAGCTGAAAGAACTCGCTGAACTTTTTGACATTGAATTTCAGCATGTAAATGATTTATTTTATGCAGATAAATTCGCAGTTGAAGCATATAATAACAATTGTTCTGACAATGTTTTTGCATTTGCCAATAACAATGTCAAATATCTACAAAATACAAACGTTAAACAAGCCAAAATAAATTTTGACTTATGA
- a CDS encoding T9SS type B sorting domain-containing protein yields MIKKLLFSLLFIFQISAFAQEDCNSAITVCGNSNINYTPSGIGNINETLGGCLSFENHSVWYKFTIATSGTLTFDLVPTGPVDYDWAIYGPNVTCSNRGTPIRCNASGNFTNTGMNMTNTNTSSGAGNTNPYCRYMDVVAGQTYYLYIDNWSSTVYTFNLTWGGTATFVSPFTNSTTAPNPFIPPGTAGPNANSPREIGICGNTATFNFNTLSAGIINGNPNFTVNYYNTANNAATGTNPITTPTTVNTTTTYYYSISYQDPNNPTSTASSCKQTNAIVFKDRSLTASISSSTTKLCPGGSIILTSNNAIGNTWSTGETTPSITVTTPGTYTLTSTNGVCTSPQASINITQDTDANPQISGNLVLCEASSTTLTATSTGTGNTYLWSTGATTAAINVTTPGTYTVTVKTLANCQYTKSATVIQGVVPVTQNATLANCSNTTTAVFNLTTAEPNISTTPGVTFDYYVNQADAIAGNTSTIATPTTFTSGNATIYVRVKSTTCAKVVTLQLNVTQLSAPTITSSSPTICFGGNVTLTSSAATGNTWSNGATTQTITVTTGGTYSVVVSNGICTSAPTSVTLTMEADPNLQISGNLISCGSPSNLTATSNGAGNTYVWSTGAAGNIISVSSPGTYTVTVTTPANCQYTKSVTVTQGAVPVTQNTSLSLCSNSNTGTFNLVSAQPNISTSPGVTFSYYQNQADALAENGNTIPVPTTYTSGNTIIYVLVKTGSCSRIAELQLIVNLKPIPIITSSSNIICNNNPVTLTSNFATGNTWSNGATTQTITVTTPGTYTLIYNNGMCTSEPVSINITQGINPNVQISGTLTFCEGTSTTLTATANGTGNTFLWSNGANTATATINTPGIHTVTVTTPDGCQYTKSVTTIMDPAIIVNINAPGEINCTNTQITLNATLSTYQPGATFLWTATGGGNIVSGANTLTPIVNNAGTYTLTITSATVNGCTKQASVNAIKNTTPPIINISAIKTTICKGESTTLTAIGASTYNWTGITGNGSTQTVSPTTTTTYTVTGIGANGCAAANPATITITVVPEITSTLHSIEICKGDKGVLDAGAGPNYTYIWNTGATTQTINTTTAGTYAVTISNGVCSKTFTATVGYIVTPEIKEITYNNNLLTIIIKNTGNLPLEYSIDNGVTWQNSNVFSVMKNTQYSIKVKYQGATCETSTEYYTFFMANVITPNSDGKNDVIDFSEISKYGNFEGGIFDRYGKTVFKASPKTPIWDGKYIGRPLPTETYWYKLSWEDRITKKPVQISGWILLKNRD; encoded by the coding sequence ATGATAAAAAAATTACTCTTTTCTTTATTATTCATCTTCCAAATTTCAGCTTTTGCTCAGGAAGATTGCAACTCTGCAATTACAGTGTGCGGAAATTCAAACATCAACTATACTCCTTCAGGAATAGGAAATATTAATGAAACACTTGGCGGATGTCTTTCTTTTGAAAATCATTCCGTATGGTACAAATTTACTATTGCGACAAGCGGAACTTTAACTTTCGATCTTGTACCAACCGGACCTGTTGATTACGACTGGGCAATTTACGGCCCCAATGTAACCTGCTCAAACAGAGGTACACCAATCAGATGTAATGCTTCGGGAAATTTCACCAATACCGGGATGAACATGACCAATACCAACACTTCATCAGGAGCCGGAAACACCAATCCTTACTGTAGATATATGGATGTTGTAGCTGGTCAAACCTATTATTTATATATTGACAACTGGTCATCAACCGTATACACATTTAATTTAACATGGGGAGGAACAGCAACATTTGTCTCTCCTTTTACCAATTCTACAACTGCTCCGAATCCGTTTATCCCACCAGGAACAGCAGGACCAAACGCAAACTCACCAAGAGAAATTGGAATTTGTGGAAATACCGCAACTTTTAACTTTAATACTCTATCTGCGGGAATTATAAATGGGAATCCTAATTTCACAGTAAATTATTACAACACTGCAAACAATGCAGCAACAGGAACAAATCCGATAACCACTCCAACTACAGTAAATACAACAACAACTTATTACTACAGTATTAGTTATCAAGACCCAAACAATCCAACGAGCACAGCCAGTTCTTGTAAACAGACTAATGCTATTGTTTTCAAAGACAGAAGTTTAACCGCTTCAATATCTTCATCTACAACCAAACTTTGTCCAGGAGGAAGTATTATTCTAACCTCCAACAATGCTATAGGAAACACCTGGTCAACAGGAGAAACTACACCATCCATCACAGTAACAACTCCCGGAACGTATACTTTAACAAGCACTAATGGAGTCTGCACAAGCCCACAAGCTTCAATAAACATTACTCAAGACACCGATGCAAATCCGCAGATTAGCGGTAATTTAGTTTTATGCGAAGCCAGCTCCACTACTCTTACAGCTACCTCAACCGGAACGGGGAATACTTATTTATGGTCAACCGGAGCTACAACAGCTGCCATCAACGTGACAACTCCCGGAACTTACACCGTAACTGTAAAAACTTTAGCAAATTGCCAATACACAAAATCTGCAACTGTGATACAAGGCGTTGTTCCGGTAACTCAAAACGCAACATTAGCAAATTGTTCCAATACAACAACTGCGGTTTTTAATTTAACTACTGCAGAACCAAATATCAGTACAACTCCAGGAGTAACGTTCGACTATTATGTAAATCAGGCAGATGCTATTGCCGGAAATACAAGTACAATAGCTACCCCAACAACTTTTACTTCAGGAAATGCTACAATTTATGTGAGAGTAAAATCGACAACCTGCGCAAAAGTTGTTACATTACAATTAAATGTGACCCAACTTTCTGCGCCAACAATCACAAGCTCATCTCCCACAATCTGCTTTGGAGGAAATGTAACATTAACTTCCAGCGCAGCAACAGGAAACACCTGGTCAAATGGTGCCACAACACAAACCATCACCGTAACAACTGGCGGAACTTATTCAGTAGTTGTTTCTAATGGAATTTGTACAAGCGCACCTACTTCAGTCACTTTAACAATGGAAGCTGATCCCAATCTTCAAATTTCAGGAAATCTGATTAGTTGCGGATCTCCCTCTAACTTAACCGCAACTTCTAATGGAGCAGGAAACACTTATGTATGGTCAACCGGAGCTGCAGGAAATATAATTTCAGTTTCTAGCCCAGGAACCTACACCGTAACTGTAACAACTCCAGCCAACTGTCAGTATACAAAATCTGTGACGGTTACTCAAGGAGCAGTTCCGGTTACGCAAAACACATCTTTAAGTTTGTGTTCCAACTCAAATACAGGAACATTTAATTTAGTTTCAGCTCAACCAAATATCAGCACAAGTCCGGGAGTTACCTTTAGTTATTACCAGAATCAAGCTGATGCTTTAGCAGAAAATGGTAACACAATCCCGGTTCCGACAACTTACACTTCCGGAAATACAATCATTTATGTTTTAGTTAAAACCGGTTCTTGTTCTAGAATTGCAGAATTACAGTTAATTGTTAATTTAAAACCAATTCCTATAATTACAAGTTCATCTAATATAATTTGTAACAACAATCCGGTTACCTTAACATCAAATTTTGCAACAGGAAATACCTGGTCAAATGGCGCAACAACACAAACAATAACCGTTACTACGCCCGGAACATACACTTTAATTTATAATAATGGAATGTGTACAAGTGAACCTGTTTCAATAAATATTACTCAGGGAATAAATCCTAATGTTCAAATTTCTGGAACATTAACATTCTGCGAAGGCACCTCAACAACATTAACAGCTACAGCAAACGGAACAGGAAACACATTTTTATGGTCAAACGGAGCAAACACAGCAACAGCAACAATAAATACTCCGGGAATTCATACCGTAACAGTGACAACTCCAGACGGTTGTCAATACACAAAATCTGTAACAACAATTATGGATCCTGCAATTATTGTCAATATTAATGCACCTGGAGAAATAAACTGTACAAACACACAAATCACTCTAAATGCAACACTTTCTACTTATCAACCCGGAGCTACGTTTTTATGGACAGCAACGGGAGGTGGAAATATTGTTTCAGGAGCAAATACACTAACTCCAATAGTAAATAATGCAGGAACCTATACTTTAACCATTACGAGTGCAACAGTAAATGGATGTACAAAACAAGCTTCTGTAAACGCTATTAAAAACACCACTCCTCCAATAATAAATATTTCAGCAATCAAAACCACAATTTGTAAAGGAGAATCTACTACTCTTACTGCAATTGGAGCAAGTACTTACAACTGGACAGGAATAACTGGCAACGGAAGCACACAAACTGTTTCACCAACCACCACCACAACCTACACCGTAACCGGAATAGGAGCAAATGGGTGTGCAGCAGCAAATCCAGCAACAATTACCATTACTGTAGTACCGGAAATCACTTCAACATTACACAGTATTGAAATCTGCAAAGGCGACAAAGGAGTTTTAGATGCAGGAGCCGGGCCTAACTACACCTACATCTGGAACACAGGAGCAACAACACAAACAATAAATACAACAACAGCCGGAACTTATGCAGTTACCATCAGCAATGGAGTTTGTTCAAAAACTTTCACCGCAACCGTAGGGTATATTGTAACCCCAGAAATTAAAGAAATCACTTACAACAATAATCTATTAACAATCATTATTAAAAACACTGGAAATCTACCCTTAGAATATTCTATAGACAATGGAGTAACCTGGCAAAATTCAAATGTATTCAGTGTAATGAAAAACACTCAATATTCCATAAAGGTAAAATACCAAGGCGCAACGTGTGAAACTTCGACTGAATATTACACGTTCTTTATGGCAAATGTCATTACACCAAATAGCGATGGCAAAAATGATGTCATTGATTTTAGTGAAATCAGCAAATACGGAAATTTTGAAGGAGGCATTTTTGACCGATATGGAAAAACAGTATTCAAAGCATCACCCAAAACACCGATTTGGGATGGTAAATACATTGGCAGACCTCTACCTACAGAAACATACTGGTATAAATTAAGTTGGGAAGATAGAATTACCAAAAAACCAGTACAAATATCTGGTTGGATTTTGTTAAAAAACAGAGATTAA
- a CDS encoding antirestriction protein ArdA: MTNLRNCLDTASIYVGTYAKYNNSSLYGKWLNLGDYSDYEDLLETMRELHKDESDPEFMLSDYENCELFEKLGLISECHLSPGIYEIAEQINNSGHDLEVFEACVDCLGKMDFQSIYEYVNNFYCGEFANDIEFVEYFYENDIPFNLPNFVVIDWSATARNIMDDYFESNGHYFKS; the protein is encoded by the coding sequence ATGACAAATTTACGCAATTGTCTTGATACTGCTAGTATCTATGTAGGAACGTACGCCAAGTACAACAATTCAAGCCTTTACGGCAAGTGGTTAAATCTCGGAGACTATTCGGATTATGAAGATCTTTTAGAAACAATGCGGGAACTGCACAAAGACGAATCAGATCCAGAGTTCATGCTTTCCGATTACGAAAACTGCGAACTATTTGAAAAACTCGGATTGATTAGCGAATGCCATTTATCACCTGGTATTTACGAAATAGCCGAACAAATCAACAATTCAGGGCATGATCTCGAAGTTTTCGAGGCTTGTGTGGATTGTCTGGGAAAAATGGATTTTCAAAGCATTTATGAGTATGTAAATAATTTTTACTGTGGCGAATTTGCAAACGATATTGAGTTTGTAGAATATTTCTATGAAAATGATATACCGTTTAATTTACCTAACTTTGTCGTTATTGATTGGAGCGCAACGGCACGTAACATCATGGATGATTATTTTGAAAGTAACGGACATTATTTTAAATCGTAG